A stretch of the Panicum virgatum strain AP13 chromosome 9N, P.virgatum_v5, whole genome shotgun sequence genome encodes the following:
- the LOC120692139 gene encoding cytochrome P450 704B1-like — protein MVEAHATPATPFFPLTRLHKYIAIFLVILSWILVHKWSLRKQKGPRSWPVIGATVEQLRNYHRMHDWLVEYLSKHRTVTVDMPFTSYTYIADPVNVEHVLKTNFTNYPKGDVYRSYMDVLLGDGIFNADGELWRKQRKTASFEFASKNLRDFSAIVFREYSLKLSGILSQASKTGKVVDMQELYMRMTLDSICKVGFGVEIGTLSPDLPENSFAQAFDAANIIVTLRFIDPLWRLKRFFHVGSEALLEQSIKLVDEFTYSVIRRRKAEIVEARASGKQEKIKHDILSRFIELGETGEDSGGLGDDKSLRDVVLNFVIAGRDTTATTLSWFTYMAMSHPDVAEKLRRELRAFEAEHAREEGVALVPCGGPDADDDKAFAARVAQFASLLNYDSLGKLVYLHACVTETLRLYPAVPQDPKGILEDDVLPDGTKVRAGGMVTYVPYSMGRMEYNWGADAARFRPERWINEDGAFRNASPFKFTAFQAGPRICLGKDSAYLQMKMALAILCRFYRFQLLEGHPVEYRMMTILSMAHGLKLRVSRAI, from the exons ATGGTGGAAGCTCATGCCACGCCGGCGACGCCGTTCTTCCCACTGACAAGGCTCCACAAGTACATCGCGAtcttcctcgtcatcctctcATGGATCCTGGTCCACAAGTGGAGCCTGAGGAAGCAGAAAGGCCCAAGATCATGGCCGGTCATCGGCGCGACGGTGGAGCAGCTGAGGAACTACCACAGGATGCACGACTGGCTTGTCGAGTACCTGTCGAAGCACAGGACGGTGACCGTCGACATGCCCTTCACGTCCTACACCTACATCGCGGACCCGGTGAATGTTGAGCATGTCCTCAAGACCAACTTCACCAATTACCCCAAG GGAGACGTGTACAGATCCTACATGGATGTGCTGCTCGGCGACGGCATATTCAACGCCGACGGCGAGTTGTGGAGGAAGCAGAGGAAGACGGCGAGCTTCGAGTTTGCCTCCAAAAACCTGAGAGATTTCAGCGCCATTGTGTTCAGAGAATACTCACTGAAGCTGTCAGGCATACTGAGCCAAGCATCCAAGACAGGCAAAGTTGTGGACATGCAG GAACTGTACATGAGGATGACGCTGGACTCGATCTGCAAGGTTGGGTTCGGGGTTGAGATCGGCACGCTGTCGCCGGATCTCCCCGAGAACAGCTTCGCCCAGGCGTTTGACGCCGCCAACATCATCGTCACGCTGCGGTTCATCGACCCGCTGTGGCGCCTGAAGAGGTTCTTCCACGTCGGGTCAGAGGCTCTCCTCGAGCAGAGCATCAAGCTCGTGGACGAGTTCACCTACAGCGTCATCCGCCGGAGGAAGGCCGAGATCGTCGAGGCCCGGGCCAGCGGCAAGCAAGAGAAG ATCAAGCACGACATCCTGTCGCGGTTCATCGAGCTCGGCGAGACCGGCGAGGACAGCGGCGGCCTCGGGGACGACAAGAGCCTCCGGGACGTGGTGCTCAACTTCGTGATCGCCGGGCGGGacacgacggcgacgacgctgTCGTGGTTCACCTACATGGCCATGTCGCACCCGGACGTGGCCGAGAAGCTGCGCCGCGAGCTGCGCGCGTTCGAGGCGGAGCACGCGCGCGAGGAGGGCGTGGCACTGGTGCCCTGCGGCGGCCccgacgccgacgacgacaaggcgttCGCCGCCCGCGTGGCGCAGTTCGCGAGCCTCCTCAACTACGACAGCCTCGGCAAGCTGGTGTACCTCCACGCCTGCGTCACCGAGACGCTCCGCCTCTACCCCGCCGTCCCTCAG GACCCGAAGGGGATCCTGGAGGACGACGTGCTGCCGGACGGGACGAAGGTGAGGGCCGGTGGCATGGTGACGTACGTGCCCTACTCGATGGGGCGGATGGAATACAACTGGGGCGCCGACGCGGCGAGGTTCCGGCCGGAGCGGTGGATCAACGAGGACGGCGCGTTCCGGAACGCGTCGCCGTTCAAGTTCACGGCGTTCCAGGCGGGGCCGAGGATCTGCCTGGGCAAGGACTCGGCGTACCTGCAGATGAAGATGGCGCTGGCCATCCTGTGCCGCTTCTACCGGTTCCAGCTGCTGGAGGGGCACCCCGTCGAGTACCGCATGATGACCATCCTCTCCATGGCGCACGGCCTCAAGCTCCGAGTCTCCAGGGCCATCTGA